A window of Argopecten irradians isolate NY chromosome 14, Ai_NY, whole genome shotgun sequence contains these coding sequences:
- the LOC138307141 gene encoding uncharacterized protein — MPLSNGTNGDRSAVNLTTNGTCIPLTKGTTSDRSVINVTANDTCIPLPNITTSDTGVVNVTANDTCIPLPNVTTSDTGVVDVTDNGTCIPLPNVTTSDRGVVNVTDNGTCISLPNGTTGDRGVVNVTDNGTCISLPNGTTSDRGVVNVTDNGTCIPLPNGTTSDRGVVNVTANGTCIPLPNGTTSDRGVVNVTDNGTCIPLPNGTTSDRSVINVTANDTCMPLSNGTNGDRSAVNLTTNGTCIPLTKSTTSDRSVINVTANDTCIPLPNITTSDTGVVNVTDNGTCIPLPNVTTSDRGVVNVTANDTCISLPNGTTSDRGVVNVTANDTCISLPNVTTSDRGVVNVTDNGTFISLPNGTTSNRCVVNVTANDTCISLPNGTTSNRCVVNVTANDTCISLPNGTTSNRCVVNVTANDTCISLPNGTTSNRCVVNVTANDTCISLPNGTTSDRGVVNVTANGTCISLPNGTTSNRCVVNVTANDTCISLPNGTTSNRCVVNVTANDTCISLPNGTTSNRCVVNGTANDTCIPLPYGTTGDT; from the coding sequence atgcCGTTATCTAACGGTACCAACGGCGATAGATCTGCAGTGAACTTGACTACTAACGGTACCTGTATACCGCTAACTAAAGGTACCACCAGTGATAGATCTGTTATTAACGTGACCGCTAACGACACCTGTATACCGTTACCTAACATTACCACCAGtgatacaggtgttgttaaCGTGACCGCTAACGACACCTGTATACCGTTACCTAACGTTACCACCAGTGATACAGGTGTTGTGGACGTGACCGATAACGGCACCTGTATACCGTTACCTAACGTTACCACCAGTGATAGGGGTGTTGTTAACGTGACCGATAACGGCACCTGTATATCATTACCTAACGGTACCACCGGTGATAGAGGTGTTGTTAACGTGACCGATAACGGCACCTGTATATCATTACCTAACGGTACCACCAGTGATAGAGGTGTTGTTAACGTGACCGATAACGGCACCTGTATACCGTTACCTAACGGTACCACCAGTGACAGGGGTGTTGTTAACGTGACCGCTAACGGCACCTGTATACCGTTACCTAACGGTACCACCAGTGATAGAGGTGTTGTTAACGTGACCGATAACGGCACCTGTATACCGTTACCTAACGGTACCACCAGTGATAGATCTGTTATTAACGTGACCGCTAACGACACCTGTATGCCGTTATCTAACGGTACCAACGGCGATAGATCGGCAGTGAACTTGACTACTAACGGTACCTGTATACCGCTAACTAAAAGTACCACCAGTGATAGATCTGTTATTAACGTGACCGCTAACGACACCTGTATACCGTTACCTAACATTACCACCAGtgatacaggtgttgttaaCGTGACCGATAACGGCACCTGTATACCGTTACCTAACGTTACCACCAGTGATAGGGGTGTTGTTAACGTGACCGCTAATGACACCTGTATATCATTACCTAACGGTACCACCAGTGATAGGGGTGTTGTTAACGTGACCGCTAATGACACCTGTATATCATTACCTAACGTTACCACCAGTGATAGAGGTGTTGTTAACGTGACCGATAACGGCACCTTTATATCATTACCTAACGGTACCACCAGTAATAGATGTGTTGTTAACGTGACCGCTAATGACACCTGTATATCATTACCTAACGGTACCACCAGTAATAGATGTGTTGTTAACGTGACCGCTAATGACACCTGTATATCATTACCTAACGGTACCACCAGTAATAGATGTGTTGTTAACGTGACCGCTAATGACACCTGTATATCATTACCTAACGGTACCACCAGTAATAGATGTGTTGTTAACGTGACCGCTAATGACACCTGTATATCATTACCTAACGGTACCACCAGTGATAGGGGTGTTGTTAACGTGACCGCTAACGGCACCTGTATATCATTACCTAACGGTACCACCAGTAATAGATGTGTTGTTAACGTGACCGCTAATGACACCTGTATATCATTACCTAACGGTACCACCAGTAATAGATGTGTTGTTAACGTGACCGCTAATGACACCTGTATATCATTACCTAACGGTACCACCAGTAATAGATGTGTTGTTAACGGGACCGCTAATGACACCTGTATACCATTACCTTACGGTACCACCGGCGACACATGA